The following proteins are encoded in a genomic region of Deltaproteobacteria bacterium:
- the trxA gene encoding thioredoxin yields the protein MAGNINQVSDATFDSEVLQSSVPVLIDFWAPWCGPCRAIAPIVDELAGEYAGKLKVVKMNVDDNPRTPAQYGVRGIPNLILFKDGQVQQQIVGAVPKAQLVKAITSVVV from the coding sequence ATGGCCGGAAATATTAACCAAGTGTCAGACGCGACGTTTGACAGCGAAGTACTCCAATCGTCAGTCCCCGTGCTGATCGATTTTTGGGCACCGTGGTGTGGCCCCTGCCGCGCAATCGCTCCGATTGTCGACGAGCTGGCGGGCGAGTATGCCGGAAAACTCAAAGTCGTAAAGATGAACGTTGATGATAATCCGCGGACTCCGGCCCAGTACGGCGTACGTGGGATTCCCAATCTCATTTTGTTCAAAGACGGCCAGGTCCAGCAACAGATCGTCGGCGCAGTGCCGAAAGCTCAACTGGTGAAAGCTATTACCAGCGTCGTGGTGTAG